Proteins co-encoded in one Rhodothermia bacterium genomic window:
- a CDS encoding single-stranded DNA-binding protein: MAHNTINRVTLIGFLAADPQVRATGSGVTICNFVVMTNENYRDGSGQIVERAESHRIVVFDKLADVCAKYLVKGRKVYLEGSLQTRSYDDKDGNKRYITEVRAHEMLLLDRTQQATSDGEVKQEKRGYENTGKRYVNNKSGQRVVAEPEMESMIEPEMDLPF, from the coding sequence ATGGCACACAACACCATCAACCGCGTCACCTTAATTGGTTTTTTAGCCGCCGATCCACAAGTACGTGCTACTGGCTCCGGCGTCACCATCTGTAATTTCGTGGTCATGACCAACGAAAATTATCGGGATGGGAGTGGACAAATTGTAGAACGGGCTGAGTCCCACCGCATCGTCGTTTTTGATAAATTGGCCGATGTCTGTGCCAAGTATCTCGTAAAAGGACGAAAAGTTTACCTTGAGGGTTCTCTTCAGACACGTTCCTACGACGACAAAGACGGAAACAAGCGTTACATCACAGAAGTAAGAGCACACGAAATGCTTTTGCTGGATCGAACACAACAAGCTACATCCGATGGGGAAGTGAAACAAGAAAAAAGAGGGTATGAAAATACCGGCAAGCGGTACGTAAATAACAAATCGGGTCAGCGTGTTGTAGCTGAACCAGAAATGGAGTCCATGATAGAACCAGAGATGGATCTTCCATTCTGA
- the ssb gene encoding single-stranded DNA-binding protein yields MARNSLNRVMLIGNLAADPQTRATGNGVTVTNFTVMTNEGYRDASGNMVERSEAHRIVVFDKLADICAKYLTKGRKVYIEGSLQTRSYDDKDGIKRYTTEIKANEMLMLDRGNNESGAGNYQSGGSSYGTGGASTYGGGYQAPQRQSPSPPPAHDDFGPDDDLPF; encoded by the coding sequence ATGGCACGAAATTCTCTTAATCGTGTAATGCTAATAGGCAATTTGGCAGCAGATCCCCAAACGCGCGCCACGGGAAATGGCGTTACCGTCACAAACTTCACGGTTATGACCAATGAAGGCTACCGAGATGCAAGTGGGAATATGGTTGAGCGTTCAGAGGCGCATCGGATCGTTGTATTCGACAAACTTGCCGATATCTGCGCGAAATATCTCACCAAAGGACGAAAGGTATATATCGAAGGTTCCTTGCAAACAAGATCATATGATGATAAAGATGGCATAAAACGATATACAACCGAGATTAAGGCAAATGAGATGCTGATGTTGGATCGCGGTAATAACGAGTCTGGAGCAGGTAACTACCAATCTGGGGGATCTTCCTATGGAACTGGAGGAGCATCTACCTACGGAGGTGGCTATCAAGCCCCACAGCGACAAAGCCCGTCACCTCCGCCCGCACACGATGACTTTGGGCCGGATGACGACTTGCCCTTCTAG
- a CDS encoding M50 family metallopeptidase: MIKNIALLLVACIAILFLWDTPILYPLQMLVVFFHEASHALATILTGGSVQEMVLVREQGGHVVSLGGWPFVTLSAGYLGSLGFGVLFYVLSASKRFQKWMVLGIGVFILLITLFFVRNWFGFGFSLVAGGVFVVAGRYLADDWNALVLKAIGLTSMMYVPHDIYSDTIARSYLVSDARMLAEAYGGSTMMWGGIWLIISLYVIFSVFRWTLTKADNEQKLSNVHTI, encoded by the coding sequence ATGATTAAGAATATAGCACTTCTGCTTGTTGCTTGTATTGCAATTTTGTTTTTGTGGGACACCCCAATATTATATCCCTTACAGATGCTGGTGGTTTTCTTCCATGAAGCATCCCATGCCCTTGCAACCATTTTAACAGGAGGATCTGTACAAGAAATGGTCTTGGTTCGCGAGCAAGGCGGCCATGTTGTCTCACTGGGGGGATGGCCATTTGTGACCTTAAGTGCGGGTTACCTTGGTTCTTTAGGCTTTGGTGTTCTTTTTTATGTTTTATCAGCGTCTAAACGTTTCCAAAAATGGATGGTGTTGGGCATAGGCGTTTTTATCTTACTGATCACATTGTTTTTTGTAAGAAACTGGTTTGGCTTTGGATTCAGCCTTGTTGCTGGGGGTGTTTTTGTAGTAGCTGGAAGATATTTGGCAGACGACTGGAATGCTCTTGTTTTAAAAGCCATCGGTTTAACCAGTATGATGTATGTTCCGCATGACATTTATAGCGATACCATTGCACGTTCTTACCTCGTTTCCGATGCACGCATGTTGGCCGAAGCGTATGGTGGCTCAACAATGATGTGGGGTGGAATATGGTTAATAATATCTTTATACGTCATCTTTAGTGTATTTAGATGGACGCTTACTAAAGCAGATAACGAACAAAAACTTTCTAATGTCCATACCATCTAA
- a CDS encoding FAD-binding oxidoreductase, whose protein sequence is MYDLIIVGAGLAGAMVAWNLQSHYNILILERDNDEAKGSRISAGLINPLMAQKGRKVFEAENGLKAFHELLARASVPEEIARMDGLLRPAKNEQQATWFKMSAQASPQLGKWLSEPEVKKQFPAVNAPYGGLWVFSGGTVKICALVNWLVQRANITYQIATVRDIIESEDFVTVIDEKGQKYTASKCISCMGYGFKTLSLFKSLNLHAIKGQVEVIEAPPAIQTPSLSGGMYVSTFQNKWVAGSSFVHHFETLNSSPTEKEAIIGGIKEMLALPVHDLQTKSEVGIRITIPSTRLPMVGPISKLGNIWVFTGFGAKGLLLAPYLAQNLKDWLENSDLIPSVLLPH, encoded by the coding sequence GTGTATGACCTTATTATTGTTGGTGCCGGTTTAGCGGGAGCTATGGTTGCGTGGAACCTACAAAGCCATTACAATATTTTGATCCTTGAACGTGATAATGATGAAGCAAAAGGGTCGAGAATCTCGGCAGGGCTGATTAATCCGTTGATGGCGCAAAAAGGCAGGAAGGTATTTGAGGCAGAAAACGGCTTAAAGGCTTTTCACGAACTTTTGGCGCGCGCCTCTGTTCCTGAAGAGATCGCGCGGATGGATGGCTTGCTGCGACCCGCAAAGAATGAACAGCAAGCCACTTGGTTCAAAATGTCTGCCCAAGCCTCACCTCAACTTGGAAAATGGCTGAGCGAACCTGAGGTAAAAAAGCAGTTTCCTGCGGTTAATGCGCCCTATGGTGGCTTATGGGTTTTTTCTGGAGGAACAGTAAAAATATGTGCCTTGGTGAATTGGCTTGTTCAGCGTGCAAATATTACGTACCAAATAGCAACCGTTCGAGACATTATTGAAAGCGAAGACTTTGTAACCGTAATAGATGAAAAAGGTCAAAAATATACAGCCTCCAAATGTATTTCCTGTATGGGTTATGGTTTTAAGACACTTTCCTTGTTTAAATCTTTAAACCTTCATGCGATCAAAGGTCAGGTTGAAGTGATCGAAGCTCCGCCTGCTATTCAGACGCCAAGCCTGAGTGGAGGCATGTATGTTTCAACTTTCCAAAACAAATGGGTGGCTGGGAGCAGTTTTGTACATCATTTTGAGACTCTAAATTCTTCTCCTACAGAAAAAGAAGCAATTATTGGCGGAATTAAAGAAATGCTTGCATTGCCCGTTCACGATCTCCAAACCAAGTCCGAGGTTGGGATTAGAATTACGATTCCTTCAACAAGATTGCCGATGGTTGGACCAATATCTAAACTGGGAAATATTTGGGTTTTTACAGGCTTTGGAGCAAAAGGTCTCCTTTTAGCGCCTTATTTGGCGCAAAATCTTAAAGATTGGTTAGAAAATTCTGACTTAATTCCATCAGTACTTCTGCCGCATTAG
- a CDS encoding TrkH family potassium uptake protein encodes MLNYRIIVGILGAILLVVGFLMLIPMLVGLGYGDADWWAFGGTAAICISFGVATWNIYRPDEELRIREAFAILTLAWILIPLIAALPFVWSSVVPSFTDAYFEMISGFTGTGASILGGNNNLPVEELPFAFQFWRAFSQWLGGLSMIVLSTSLLPLLGIGGMQLFKSEVSGPAIKRLSFRVSEISKRVWGIYTLLTIILALLLLPVMSFFDAASTAFSAISTGGFSTKTDSLAAFDSVYVELIVMVFMIIGAINFNFFYQALSHKNYKVFTKTVFKVFMSIMGISIVLMTLAIWRPTAEYFPPLQLTAPEYLMYPSFGDALRYASFQVVSVMTTTGFTNTDIHKWMPFTTFLLITLAMIGGMAGSSAGGLKILRIVLIFKQVIREIQLMIHPRAIIAIRLDHEVVPPEISRNITSFVFVYFATFVFGTGIMTFTGVSLVDAAGIVISCLSGVGPPIGAFGASESYAILPDLSKWFLSFLMLLGRLEIFTVLLVLIPSYWKR; translated from the coding sequence ATGCTTAATTATAGGATAATCGTCGGTATTCTGGGAGCAATTTTGCTTGTTGTTGGATTCCTGATGTTGATCCCCATGTTGGTGGGGCTGGGCTACGGTGATGCTGACTGGTGGGCTTTCGGAGGAACGGCTGCAATTTGCATCTCTTTTGGAGTTGCAACTTGGAATATATACCGTCCAGACGAGGAACTTCGAATCCGTGAAGCTTTTGCCATTCTCACCCTTGCATGGATTTTAATACCGCTCATTGCAGCATTGCCTTTCGTTTGGTCTAGTGTCGTCCCCTCTTTTACGGATGCTTATTTTGAAATGATTAGTGGCTTTACAGGAACTGGGGCGTCAATTCTGGGCGGTAATAATAATCTCCCCGTCGAAGAATTGCCCTTTGCTTTTCAGTTTTGGCGTGCTTTTAGCCAATGGCTGGGCGGGCTAAGCATGATTGTTTTATCTACATCCCTTTTACCTCTTCTTGGTATTGGTGGGATGCAACTTTTTAAGTCTGAAGTAAGTGGGCCAGCCATCAAACGTCTTTCTTTTCGTGTGAGCGAAATATCAAAAAGAGTTTGGGGGATTTATACCCTTTTAACCATCATTCTTGCACTATTGCTCTTGCCCGTCATGAGCTTCTTTGATGCCGCTTCTACAGCATTTTCGGCTATCTCAACGGGGGGATTTTCAACTAAAACTGACTCACTTGCTGCATTTGATTCCGTGTATGTAGAATTGATTGTAATGGTTTTCATGATCATCGGTGCTATAAATTTCAATTTCTTTTATCAGGCGCTTTCCCACAAAAACTATAAGGTTTTTACCAAAACAGTCTTTAAGGTTTTTATGTCCATCATGGGCATCTCCATCGTTTTAATGACGTTGGCAATTTGGAGACCCACAGCAGAATATTTTCCACCACTGCAGCTAACCGCTCCAGAATATCTCATGTACCCCTCATTCGGTGACGCCTTGCGATACGCTTCATTCCAAGTCGTTTCCGTAATGACAACTACAGGCTTCACTAATACGGATATTCATAAGTGGATGCCTTTCACTACATTTCTACTCATAACACTTGCCATGATCGGTGGGATGGCGGGTTCTTCCGCCGGTGGGCTTAAAATTCTACGTATAGTATTAATTTTTAAGCAGGTTATCCGGGAAATTCAATTGATGATTCATCCACGTGCCATTATTGCCATTCGACTAGATCATGAGGTCGTCCCGCCTGAAATTAGCAGAAACATTACAAGTTTTGTTTTTGTGTATTTTGCCACTTTTGTTTTTGGTACAGGGATTATGACCTTCACGGGTGTTTCTCTTGTGGATGCAGCAGGTATTGTTATTTCTTGTTTATCTGGCGTTGGGCCGCCTATTGGTGCATTCGGTGCATCTGAGAGCTATGCGATTTTACCAGACCTCTCTAAATGGTTTTTAAGTTTTTTGATGTTGCTGGGAAGATTAGAAATCTTTACCGTGTTGTTGGTGCTTATACCTTCTTATTGGAAGCGCTAA
- a CDS encoding acyl-CoA carboxylase subunit beta, protein MPVIANKINNIKNSLYQGGGRKAIDLVHKRGKLTARERIELLVDENTFYEWGLFAGYGQYENEGGCPAGGVITGIGRINGRLCMIVANDATVKAGAWFPITAKKNLRAQEIAIENHLPIIYLVDSAGVYLPMQDEIFPDKEHFGRIFRNNARLSSMGIPQIAAIMGSCVAGGAYLPIMSDEALIVDGTGSVFLAGPFLVKAAIGEDTDIETLGGAVTHSEISGVTDYTMPDDETCLSTIRDLVGHFGERAKANFSRGDSKMPSLSPESLNKVIPENQVQPYDMYEVLKALIDADSWTEYKAGFGKSLLCGYARIDGWSVGIVANQRKMTRSKKGEMQVGGVIYSDSADKAARFIMNCNQKKIPLVFLQDVTGFMVGSRSEHGGIIKDGAKMVNAVANSVVPKFTIVLGNSYGAGNYAMCGRAYDPRLMLAWPTARIAVMGGVQAAKTLLQIQLAKAEKKGQLLSETEKQTRLDDIAATYEIKTEITYAASRLWVDEIIEPKDTRNWISLGIEMANQNPHIPPFNPGVIQT, encoded by the coding sequence ATGCCCGTTATTGCAAATAAAATAAACAACATAAAAAATTCCCTCTACCAAGGTGGAGGCCGAAAAGCCATAGACCTTGTTCACAAACGTGGGAAACTAACTGCAAGAGAACGAATCGAATTGCTGGTGGATGAGAACACGTTCTATGAATGGGGGCTTTTTGCAGGTTATGGACAATATGAGAATGAAGGCGGATGTCCTGCCGGTGGGGTAATTACAGGAATTGGCCGGATCAATGGGCGACTTTGTATGATCGTTGCAAATGATGCCACCGTAAAAGCCGGTGCATGGTTCCCGATTACGGCAAAAAAGAACCTTCGTGCACAAGAAATTGCAATTGAAAACCATTTGCCCATTATCTATTTGGTGGATTCTGCGGGGGTGTACCTTCCCATGCAGGACGAAATCTTCCCCGATAAAGAGCATTTTGGTCGCATTTTTCGGAACAATGCACGCCTATCCTCCATGGGAATTCCACAAATTGCCGCCATTATGGGCAGTTGTGTTGCAGGTGGGGCTTATTTGCCGATCATGAGTGATGAAGCCCTCATTGTGGACGGAACAGGTTCTGTGTTTTTAGCAGGGCCATTTTTGGTTAAAGCGGCCATCGGAGAAGACACCGATATTGAAACGCTTGGTGGAGCAGTAACACACTCCGAAATTTCGGGGGTGACAGATTATACTATGCCGGACGATGAAACTTGCCTCAGCACCATTCGAGACTTGGTCGGGCATTTCGGGGAACGTGCCAAGGCGAATTTCTCACGCGGAGATAGCAAAATGCCGTCATTATCACCGGAGAGCCTCAATAAAGTAATCCCCGAAAACCAAGTACAACCTTACGATATGTATGAGGTGCTAAAGGCGTTAATTGATGCAGATTCATGGACAGAATATAAAGCGGGATTTGGGAAAAGCCTGCTGTGTGGCTATGCTCGGATAGATGGCTGGAGTGTAGGTATTGTTGCCAATCAGCGAAAAATGACACGCTCAAAAAAGGGCGAAATGCAGGTCGGTGGAGTAATTTATTCAGATTCGGCAGATAAAGCAGCACGTTTTATCATGAATTGCAATCAGAAGAAAATTCCTTTGGTCTTTTTGCAAGATGTAACCGGCTTTATGGTCGGTTCCCGATCCGAGCATGGGGGAATCATCAAAGATGGTGCAAAAATGGTTAATGCTGTTGCCAATTCCGTCGTTCCAAAATTTACCATTGTGCTGGGCAATTCCTATGGTGCTGGCAATTATGCCATGTGTGGGAGGGCTTACGACCCAAGGCTTATGCTCGCTTGGCCTACTGCACGGATCGCGGTCATGGGCGGTGTGCAAGCCGCAAAGACTTTGTTGCAAATCCAACTTGCAAAAGCAGAAAAAAAAGGACAACTGCTTTCAGAGACCGAAAAACAAACTCGATTAGACGATATTGCCGCTACATACGAAATAAAAACCGAAATTACCTATGCTGCTTCACGTTTATGGGTTGATGAAATTATCGAACCGAAAGATACCCGAAATTGGATTTCCTTGGGCATCGAGATGGCAAACCAGAACCCACATATACCTCCTTTTAATCCGGGCGTAATCCAAACATAA
- a CDS encoding SDR family oxidoreductase — MHKELFAPDAMAGKHILITGGGTGLGRSMAIRCAQLGASVTVCGRRPEPLEETAAFVQDNGGKAQGISCNIREAESVIEMVERAGSTFGDIHGLVNNAAGNFLAPTHEISPNAFDSVVKTNLYGAFYVTQAVGKKWIESEKSGAVVSITTSYATTGSAFVVPSAVSKAGIEAMTKSLAVEWGTYNIRLNCIQPGPFPTEGAWKRLVPNEQVADQMRARVALGRFGEHDELTSLVVFLLSDTSSYMTGTILTLDGGEVLNAGGQFNELTRLPRPFLLEMLKSMRK, encoded by the coding sequence ATGCACAAAGAACTATTTGCACCGGATGCAATGGCCGGTAAACACATTTTGATCACCGGTGGCGGAACCGGACTTGGACGCTCTATGGCCATTCGATGCGCTCAATTAGGTGCTTCCGTTACGGTTTGTGGAAGAAGACCCGAACCGCTCGAAGAAACGGCAGCATTCGTACAAGACAATGGTGGAAAAGCCCAAGGCATCAGTTGCAACATCCGAGAAGCAGAAAGTGTGATAGAAATGGTGGAACGTGCTGGCTCTACGTTCGGAGATATTCATGGCTTGGTAAACAATGCCGCCGGAAATTTTTTAGCCCCGACACACGAGATTTCGCCCAATGCGTTTGATTCGGTCGTAAAAACAAACCTCTATGGTGCTTTTTATGTGACGCAAGCCGTGGGTAAGAAGTGGATCGAAAGTGAAAAATCGGGGGCTGTAGTCTCGATTACAACCTCTTATGCGACAACAGGGAGCGCCTTTGTTGTTCCAAGTGCAGTATCAAAAGCCGGAATTGAGGCCATGACCAAATCTCTTGCGGTCGAGTGGGGAACTTATAATATCCGCTTAAACTGCATTCAACCCGGCCCTTTTCCTACTGAAGGAGCTTGGAAGCGATTGGTTCCCAATGAACAAGTTGCGGATCAAATGCGTGCCCGTGTCGCATTGGGACGCTTTGGCGAACATGATGAACTGACGTCATTGGTGGTTTTTCTGCTTTCAGACACAAGTTCTTATATGACGGGAACGATCCTAACGTTAGATGGCGGCGAAGTCCTGAATGCTGGAGGGCAGTTTAATGAGTTAACGCGCTTGCCTCGACCTTTCCTGTTAGAAATGCTTAAATCCATGCGAAAATAA
- the mgtE gene encoding magnesium transporter: MATTNEDRFGLPEVDHALIEDIADLITKDERGMVLNIVLDLHYADLALMIERLEKEEAQKLFDWLPANQRADVLLELDSPLRAVLLDDMEAADIVEMVDEMDTDDAADVLAELPDDLTEEVLTSLEDADDLRELLQYGEDSAGRLMATELVSAPQYWTVAQATEEVRRLAEEVEPIYLVYVLDDEGFLQGLVSLKQLLLNPANTTLKSIMETDILSVLPDMDQEEVARIMEKYDLTVLPVVDEQGKLIGRITIDDVVDVIREEAEEDLQRLSGISFGDEDIGDSVLAVSRGRLPWLLFGLTGSLVSAFVIGTFTSVLEKVVVLAMFIPVIGSTAGNVGVQCAAIAVQGIASGDIWASDILKRLLKEISVAFINGIALACVIGLVMLALKFSGWGEMAGADLLRLFETVGLSLLTCILMAASIGSGAPLLLHRYGIDPAKATGPFVTTSNDILGVMIYFSIAQFMYFR, translated from the coding sequence ATGGCAACCACGAATGAAGATCGCTTTGGGCTTCCTGAAGTAGATCATGCACTTATCGAAGACATTGCAGACCTCATCACCAAAGATGAGCGGGGTATGGTGTTGAATATTGTCTTGGACCTCCATTATGCAGACCTTGCTTTGATGATAGAGCGCCTCGAAAAAGAGGAGGCGCAAAAACTTTTTGACTGGTTGCCCGCCAATCAACGTGCAGATGTTTTATTGGAACTGGATTCCCCTTTAAGAGCAGTCCTCCTCGACGACATGGAAGCCGCCGATATCGTGGAAATGGTGGACGAGATGGACACTGACGACGCTGCGGATGTACTGGCTGAATTGCCGGATGACCTGACTGAGGAGGTGCTTACGTCTTTAGAGGATGCTGATGACCTGCGCGAGTTGCTGCAATATGGCGAAGACAGTGCTGGCCGATTGATGGCCACCGAATTGGTCTCTGCACCTCAATATTGGACAGTGGCACAAGCCACAGAAGAAGTGAGAAGGCTTGCCGAAGAAGTCGAGCCAATTTATTTGGTCTATGTTCTAGATGATGAAGGCTTTCTTCAAGGGTTGGTTTCCCTGAAGCAGTTGCTCTTAAATCCAGCAAATACCACCCTTAAATCCATTATGGAAACTGATATTCTTTCGGTATTACCTGATATGGATCAAGAAGAAGTGGCACGCATTATGGAGAAATACGATTTAACTGTTTTGCCTGTGGTTGATGAACAAGGGAAACTCATTGGACGCATTACGATTGATGATGTCGTAGATGTAATCCGTGAAGAGGCCGAGGAGGACTTGCAGCGCTTGAGTGGTATTTCTTTTGGGGACGAAGATATTGGGGATAGTGTTTTGGCTGTTAGCCGAGGGCGTCTTCCTTGGCTCCTTTTTGGCTTGACCGGATCATTGGTTTCTGCATTTGTCATTGGTACTTTTACATCTGTTTTAGAAAAAGTAGTGGTCTTGGCCATGTTTATACCGGTCATTGGCTCTACTGCGGGAAATGTTGGGGTGCAATGTGCGGCAATAGCCGTTCAAGGGATTGCGTCTGGCGATATCTGGGCAAGTGATATTCTGAAGCGGTTGCTAAAGGAAATCTCGGTGGCTTTTATTAATGGCATTGCACTTGCTTGCGTAATCGGTTTGGTCATGCTTGCCCTTAAGTTTTCTGGCTGGGGGGAGATGGCTGGTGCCGATCTGTTACGTCTGTTCGAGACGGTCGGTTTATCCCTCTTAACATGCATTCTCATGGCCGCCAGTATTGGATCTGGAGCGCCACTTTTGTTACACCGCTATGGCATTGATCCGGCCAAAGCAACGGGCCCATTTGTGACCACCAGTAATGATATTCTGGGAGTAATGATTTATTTCTCGATCGCTCAATTTATGTATTTCAGGTAA
- the rsmA gene encoding ribosomal RNA small subunit methyltransferase A: protein MAVPFVPLKRFGQNFLQDPNIIRKIVGAVQAPLGAKVVEIGPGTGALTGELLRTYPDLTAIEVDHRAVAWLKGQFSYLDIRLQDVLQTGWDELGGTRPLFVVGNLPYYITTPILFSLLDAATTVKRAILMMQLEVAQRLVAKPNTKEYGILSVVTQLYAQPQLLFKVPASVFYPKPDVVSAVIALDFFPKEEIAPNIDSTYLRLVIRTAFNQRRKTLRNSLQKLGSVPEPWTGLRAENLTPADFVALATALQYASPPFEDKDGNHE, encoded by the coding sequence GTGGCAGTTCCATTTGTCCCTCTTAAGCGTTTTGGCCAAAACTTTCTTCAAGATCCGAACATCATCAGGAAGATTGTAGGGGCTGTTCAAGCACCATTGGGGGCGAAAGTGGTAGAAATTGGCCCGGGTACAGGAGCGCTAACAGGAGAGTTGTTACGTACTTACCCTGATTTGACAGCGATTGAGGTGGATCATCGGGCCGTGGCATGGCTAAAGGGTCAATTCTCGTATTTAGACATTCGTTTGCAAGATGTTTTACAAACGGGTTGGGATGAATTGGGTGGGACACGCCCGCTTTTTGTGGTTGGAAATTTGCCTTATTATATTACAACACCCATTCTTTTTTCACTTTTGGATGCTGCAACAACGGTAAAACGTGCGATTTTGATGATGCAATTAGAAGTTGCGCAGCGCTTGGTCGCGAAGCCCAATACAAAAGAGTATGGGATTCTAAGTGTCGTAACGCAGTTGTACGCCCAGCCTCAACTATTGTTTAAGGTTCCCGCGAGTGTGTTTTATCCCAAACCTGATGTTGTTAGTGCCGTTATTGCATTGGATTTCTTTCCGAAAGAAGAAATAGCACCCAATATTGACTCAACATACCTGAGGTTGGTCATTCGGACGGCATTCAATCAGCGTCGGAAAACGTTGCGAAACAGTTTGCAGAAATTGGGATCAGTTCCGGAGCCTTGGACGGGTCTAAGGGCTGAAAATCTTACGCCAGCGGACTTTGTCGCCTTAGCCACCGCATTGCAATACGCTTCACCACCATTCGAAGACAAAGATGGCAACCACGAATGA
- a CDS encoding VWA domain-containing protein, translated as MNPQNTPLNPSVILFRYTQWVTASQDSSATNNQLRDIFEQLLLITAGDVEEALQWLTSLDQRYNLSNDRYGIGDLIAELKREGFLEDDEKRGNLVLTRKAERELRQKSLEEVFNNLKQAKNGQHKTPFIGKGDERMPESRSWKFGDDLNQLDITKTLSNTYRRTGGEGWELKEDDFEVFETDHHTSTSTVLMIDLSHSMILYGEDRITPARKTAMALSELIMTRYPKDTLDIVAFGNDAWEVSVKDLPYLQVGPFHTNTRAGLQRARMILSRRKNRNKQIIMITDGKPSCHYEFGRLYKNPYGLDRKIVNKVLDEAVMCKREGITITTFMIAKDGYLQHFIQEMTEANAGRAYFASLDNLGAFIFEDYARNRKKRGVR; from the coding sequence ATGAATCCTCAAAATACACCCTTAAACCCTTCGGTAATTTTATTTCGTTACACACAATGGGTTACGGCCTCGCAGGACTCATCCGCGACCAATAATCAACTTCGGGATATTTTCGAGCAACTGCTTTTGATAACAGCGGGTGATGTTGAAGAGGCACTTCAGTGGCTGACCTCATTGGATCAGCGTTACAATCTATCTAATGACCGTTATGGCATAGGGGATTTGATAGCAGAATTGAAGAGAGAGGGCTTTCTGGAAGATGATGAAAAGCGTGGAAACTTAGTCCTGACCCGAAAAGCAGAAAGGGAATTACGCCAAAAGTCGTTGGAAGAGGTATTCAACAACTTAAAGCAGGCGAAAAACGGGCAGCACAAAACCCCATTTATTGGTAAAGGGGACGAGCGTATGCCAGAAAGTCGCTCATGGAAATTTGGAGACGATCTTAATCAGCTAGACATCACCAAGACATTGTCCAATACCTACCGCAGAACAGGCGGGGAGGGGTGGGAACTCAAGGAGGACGATTTTGAGGTTTTTGAGACCGATCACCATACCTCTACCTCAACGGTGTTGATGATTGACCTTTCACACTCCATGATTTTGTATGGCGAAGACCGTATTACACCCGCCCGTAAAACGGCGATGGCGCTTTCTGAATTGATCATGACCCGTTACCCGAAGGATACGTTGGATATTGTGGCCTTTGGCAATGATGCGTGGGAGGTCTCGGTAAAAGATTTGCCTTATTTGCAAGTAGGTCCCTTCCATACCAATACCCGTGCTGGGCTTCAGCGAGCTAGGATGATCTTAAGCCGAAGAAAAAACAGGAACAAACAAATTATTATGATCACGGATGGCAAGCCGAGTTGCCACTATGAATTTGGCCGGTTGTATAAAAATCCTTATGGCTTAGACCGGAAAATCGTCAATAAGGTACTTGACGAAGCGGTGATGTGCAAGCGCGAAGGCATTACGATCACCACATTCATGATTGCGAAAGATGGTTATCTCCAGCACTTTATTCAAGAAATGACCGAGGCGAATGCTGGTCGTGCCTATTTTGCTTCCTTGGATAATTTAGGTGCTTTCATTTTTGAGGATTATGCTCGGAATCGTAAAAAGCGTGGCGTTCGATGA